One genomic window of Glycine max cultivar Williams 82 chromosome 16, Glycine_max_v4.0, whole genome shotgun sequence includes the following:
- the LOC100783057 gene encoding receptor-like protein 9DC3, producing MDVVFPSLFPFAHPLFFTLSFLMPPHDTSALLHFKNSFTIYEDPYYSYFCDHGYSKTTTWENGRDCCSWAGVTCHPISGHVTQLDLSCNGLYGNIHPNSTLFHLSHLHSLNLAFNDFDESNLSSLFGGFESLTHLNLSSSDFEGDIPSQISHLSKLVSLDLSYNILKWKEDTWKRLLQNATVLRVIVLDGNDMSSISIRTLDMSSSLVTLSLRQTGLRGNLTDGILCLPNLQHLDLSLNWDLKGQLPEVSCRTTSLDFLHLSCCDFQGSIPPSFSNLIHLTSLYLSLNNLNGSIPPFFSNFTHLTSLDLSENNLNGSIPPSFSNLIHLTFLDLSHNNLNGSIPPSFSNLIHLTSLDLSGNNLNGSIPPFFSNFTHLTSLDLSENNLNGSIPPSFSNLIHLTSLALSRNNLSGQIPDVFPQSNSFHELDLSDNKIEGELPSTLSNLQHLIHLDLSYNKLEGPLPNNITGFSNLTFLWLYENLLNGTIPSWCLSLPSLVGLDLSGNQFSGHISAISSYSLERLILSHNKLQGNIPESIFSLLNLTDLDLSSNNLSGSVKFHHFSKLQNLKELQLSQNDQLSLNFKSNVSYSFSNLLSLDLSSMGLTEFPKLSGKVPILESLYLSNNKLKGRVPNWFHEISLYELDLSHNLLTQSLDQFSWNQQLGYLDLSFNSITGDFSSSICNASAIEILNLSHNKLTGTIPQCLANSSSLQVLDLQLNKLHGTLPSTFAKDCWLRTLDLNGNQLLEGFLPESLSNCINLEVLDLGNNQIKDVFPHWLQILPELKVLVLRANKLYGPIAGLKTKHGFPSLVIFDVSSNNFSGPIPKAYIKTFEAMKNVALHAYSQYMEVSVNASSGPNYTDSVTITTKAITMTMDRIRNDFVSIDLSQNRFEGEIPSVIGELHSLRGLNLSHNRLIGPIPQSVGNLRNLESLDLSSNMLTGGIPTELINLNFLEVLNLSNNNLVGEIPQGKQFGTFSNDSYEGNSGLCGLPLTIKCSKDPEQHSPPSTTFRREGGFGFGWKPVAIGYGCGMVFGVGMGCCVLLMGKPQWLVRMVGGQLNKKVKRKTRMKSNENGSIMN from the coding sequence ATGGATGTGGTGTTTCCTTCTCTGTTCCCATTTGCTCATCCTTTATTTTTCACCCTCTCATTCCTTATGCCACCCCATGACACCTCTGCCTTGCTCCACTTCAAAAACTCCTTCACTATTTATGAAGATccttattattcttatttttgtgATCATGGTTATTCAAAGACGACAACATGGGAAAATGGGAGAGATTGTTGCTCTTGGGCTGGAGTCACCTGCCACCCCATCTCAGGTCACGTCACTCAGCTCGACCTCAGCTGCAATGGCCTTTACGGCAATATCCATCCAAACAGTACGCTTTTCCATCTTTCTCATCTTCACTCACTCAACCTTGCTTTCAAtgattttgatgaatctaatttgTCATCTCTCTTTGGTGGGTTTGAGAGCCTCACGCATCTCAACTTGTCTTCTTCTGACTTTGAAGGGGATATTCCTTCCCAAATCTCTCACCTTTCCAAATTAGTCTCGCTTGATCTctcatataatatattaaagtgGAAGGAAGACACTTGGAAGAGATTGCTCCAAAATGCAACAGTTTTAAGGGTGATTGTTTTGGATGGAAATGATATGTCTTCCATTTCAATCAGGACACTCGATATGTCTTCCTCTTTGGTTACTCTTAGTCTAAGACAGACTGGGCTAAGAGGAAACTTGACAGATGGCATTCTCTGTTTACCAAATCTTCAACACTTGGATCTTTCACTTAATTGGGACCTTAAAGGTCAGCTTCCAGAAGTGAGTTGTAGAACAACTTCTCTTGATTTCTTACATCTTTCATGTTGTGATTTCCAAGGGTCAAtccctccttctttctccaacCTCATACATCTCACTTCCCTATATCTCTCACTTAACAACCTCAACGGTTCAATCCCTCCCTTTTTCTCTAACTTTACACATCTTACTTCCTTAGATCTCTCAGAAAACAACCTCAACGGTTCAATCCCTCCCTCTTTCTCCAACCTCATACATCTCACTTTCCTGGACCTCTCACATAACAACCTCAACGGTTCAATCCCTCCCTCTTTCTCCAACCTCATACATCTCACTTCCCTGGACCTTTCAGGTAACAACCTCAACGGTTCAATCCCTCCCTTTTTCTCTAACTTCACACATCTTACTTCCTTGGATCTCTCAGAAAACAACCTCAACGGTTCAATCCCTCCCTCTTTCTCCAACCTCATACATCTCACTTCCCTGGCCCTTTCACGTAACAACCTCAGTGGTCAAATCCCAGATGTCTTTCCTCAGTCAAACAGCTTTCACGAATTGGATTTGAGCGATAACAAAATAGAGGGTGAGCTGCCTTCAACACTTTCAAATCTTCAACATCTCATTCACTTGGATCTTTCATATAATAAATTGGAGGGCCCTCTGCCTAACAATATAACAGGGTTTTCAAACCTAACATTCTTATGGTTATATGAAAACTTACTGAATGGGACAATTCCTTCTTGGTGTTTATCTTTGCCATCTTTGGTGGGTTTAGATCTATCAGGAAACCAATTCTCAGGGCATATTAGTGCAATCTCATCATATTCCTTGGAGAGATTGATTTTATCCCACAACAAGTTACAAGGCAATATTCCAGAATCAATTTTTAGCCTTCTAAACCTTACTGACTTAGATCTATCATCAAACAATTTAAGTGGATCTGTCAAATTTCATCATTTCTCCAAGcttcaaaatttgaaagaacTTCAACTTTCACAGAATGATCAGTTATCActaaatttcaaatcaaatgtCAGTTATAGTTTCTCCAATTTATTGAGTTTGGACTTATCTTCTATGGGTTTAACTGAATTTCCAAAATTATCGGGAAAAGTCCCAATCTTGGAATCACTCTATTTGTCCAATAACAAACTTAAAGGTAGAGTGCCAAATTGGTTCCATGAAATATCGTTATATGAATTGGACCTCTCTCATAACCTATTGACACAATCATTGGACCAATTCTCGTGGAACCAACAACTCGGTTACCTTGATCTTAGTTTTAACTCAATCACTGGTGACTTCTCTTCCTCAATTTGCAATGCAAGTGCAATTGAGATTCTCAACTTGTCTCACAACAAGTTGACAGGAACCATTCCACAATGCCTTGCTAACTCATCATCCCTTCAAGTTTTGGATCTACAACTGAACAAGCTTCATGGCACTTTGCCAAGTACCTTTGCAAAGGACTGTTGGCTCAGAACTCTGGATCTCAATGGCAACCAATTATTAGAAGGTTTTTTGCCAGAATCTTTGTCCAATTGCATTAATCTGGAGGTTTTAGATCTTGGAAACAATCAAATAAAGGATGTGTTTCCCCATTGGCTTCAAATTCTACCAGAATTGAAAGTATTGGTTTTGCGAGCCAACAAGTTGTACGGTCCCATTGCCGGTTTAAAGACCAAACACGGATTCCCCAGTTTAGTCATTTTTGATGTCTCTTCCAACAACTTCAGCGGCCCAATACCAAAAGCCTACATTAAAACATTTGAAGCGATGAAGAACGTTGCTCTACATGcctatagccaatacatggaAGTTTCTGTAAATGCTTCTTCTGGACCCAACTACACTGATTCTGTGACTATAACAACAAAAGCAATTACTATGACAATGGACAGAATTCGAAATGACTTTGTAAGCATTGATTTATCCCAAAACAGATTTGAAGGAGAGATTCCAAGTGTCATTGGGGAACTTCATTCACTCAGAGGGCTAAACCTTTCCCATAACAGACTTATTGGTCCTATTCCCCAATCCGTGGGAAATTTGAGAAACTTAGAATCGTTGGATCTCtcctcaaatatgcttactgGTGGGATACCTACAGAATTAATCAATTTGAACTTTCTTGAAGTCCTAAATCTTTCCAATAACAATCTTGTGGGAGAAATACCTCAAGGAAAACAGTTCGGTACTTTTTCCAATGATTCCTATGAGGGAAACTCAGGGTTATGTGGACTCCCACTGACAATCAAATGCAGCAAGGACCCTGAACAACATTCTCCACCTTCAACTACCTTCAGGAGAGAAGGAGGATTTGGATTTGGTTGGAAACCAGTGGCTATAGGATATGGATGTGGAATGGTCTTTGGAGTTGGAATGGGATGTTGTGTACTGTTAATGGGAAAGCCTCAATGGCTTGTGAGAATGGTTGGAGGTCAACTAAATAAAAAGGTGAAAAGGAAGACAAGGATGAAATCTAATGAAAATGGTAGCATAATGAATTAG
- the LOC100783591 gene encoding receptor-like protein 33 — MEFMSFGLGIDVNLCSWENGTDCCSWAGVTCHPISGHVTQLNLSCNGLYGNIHPNSTLFHLSHLHSLNLAFNDFDESHLSSLFGGFVSLTHLNLSNSYFEGDIPSQISHLSKLVSLDLSDNNLNGSIPSSLLTLTHLTFLDLSYNQLSGQIPDVFPQSNSFHELHLNDNKIEGELPSTLSNLQHLILLDLSDNKLEGPLPNNITGFSNLTSLRLNGNLLNGTIPSWCLSLPSLKQLDLSGNQLSGHISAISSYSLETLSLSHNKLQGNIPESIFSLLNLYYLGLSSNNLSGSVKFHRFSKLQYLEELHLSWNDQLSLNFESNVNYNFSNLRLLNLSSMVLTEFPKLSGKVPILESLYLSNNKLKGRVPHWLHEISLSELDLSHNLLTQSLHQFSWNQQLGSLDLSFNSITGDFSSSICNASAIEILNLSHNKLTGTIPQCLANSSSLLVLDLQLNKLHGTLPSIFSKDCQLRTLDLNGNQLLEGLLPESISNCIHLEVLDLGNNQIKDVFPHWLQTLPELKVLVLRANKLYGPIAGLKIKDGFPSLVIFDVSSNNFSGPIPKAYIQKFEAMKNVVIDTDLQYMEISFSYGGNKYSDSVTITTKAITMTMDRIRNDFVSIDLSQNGFEGEIPNAIGELHSLRGLNLSHNRLIGPIPQSMGNLTNLESLDLSSNMLTGRIPTELTNLNFLEVLNLSNNHLAGEIPRGQQFNTFSNDSYKGNLGLCGLPLTTECSKGPEQHSPPSTTLRREAGFGFGWKPVAIGYGCGVVFGVGMGCCVLLIGKPQWLVRMVGGKLNKKVKRKTRMRSNENGSRMN, encoded by the coding sequence ATGGAATTCATGTCCTTTGGCCTAGGTATAGATGTAAACCTTTGTTCATGGGAAAATGGGACAGATTGTTGCTCTTGGGCTGGAGTCACCTGCCACCCCATCTCAGGTCACGTCACTCAGCTCAACCTCAGCTGCAATGGCCTTTACGGCAATATCCATCCAAACAGTACGCTTTTTCATCTTTCTCATCTTCACTCACTCAACCTTGCTTTCAATGATTTTGATGAATCTCATTTGTCATCTCTCTTTGGTGGGTTTGTGAGCCTCACTCATCTCAACTTGTCTAATTCGTACTTTGAAGGGGATATTCCTTCCCAAATCTCTCACCTTTCCAAATTAGTCTCACTTGATCTCTCAGATAACAACCTCAACGGTTCAATCCCATCCTCACTCTTAACCCTCACACATCTTACTTTCTTGGATCTCTCATATAACCAACTCAGTGGTCAAATCCCAGATGTCTTTCCTCAGTCAAACAGCTTTCACGAATTGCATTTGAATGATAACAAAATAGAGGGTGAGCTGCCATCAACACTTTCAAATCTTCAACATCTCATTCTCTTGGATCTTTCAGATAATAAATTGGAGGGCCCTCTGCCTAACAATATAACAGGGTTTTCAAACCTAACATCGTTAAGGTTAAATGGAAACTTACTGAATGGGACAATTCCTTCTTGGTGTTTATCTTTGCCATCTTTGAAGCAGTTAGATCTATCAGGAAACCAACTCTCTGGGCATATTAGTGCAATCTCATCATATTCCTTGGAGACATTGTCTTTATCCCACAACAAGTTACAAGGCAATATTCCAGAATCAATTTTTAGCCTTCTAAACCTTTATTACTTAGGTCTATCATCAAACAATCTAAGTGGATCTGTCAAATTTCATCGTTTCTCCAAGCTTCAATATTTGGAAGAACTTCACCTTTCATGGAATGATCAGTTATCACTAAATTTCGAATCCAATGTCAATTATAATTTCTCTAATTTAAGGTTGTTGAACTTATCTTCTATGGTTTTAACTGAATTTCCAAAATTATCGGGAAAAGTCCCAATTTTAGAATCACTCTATTTGTCCAATAACAAACTTAAAGGTAGAGTGCCACATTGGTTGCATGAAATATCGTTATCTGAATTGGACCTCTCTCATAACCTATTGACACAATCATTGCACCAATTCTCGTGGAACCAACAACTCGGTTCCCTTGATCTTAGTTTTAACTCAATCACTGGTGACTTCTCTTCCTCAATTTGCAATGCAAGTGCAATTGAGATTCTCAACTTGTCTCACAACAAGTTGACAGGAACCATTCCACAATGCCTTGCAAACTCATCATCCCTTCTAGTTTTGGATCTACAACTGAACAAGCTTCATGGCACTTTGCCAAGTATCTTTTCAAAGGACTGTCAGCTCAGAACTCTGGATCTCAATGGCAACCAATTATTAGAAGGTCTTTTGCCAGAATCTATATCCAATTGCATTCATCTGGAGGTTTTAGATCTTGGAAACAATCAAATAAAGGATGTGTTTCCCCATTGGCTTCAAACTCTACCAGAATTGAAAGTATTGGTTTTGCGAGCCAACAAGTTGTACGGTCCCATTGCCGGTTTAAAGATCAAGGATGGATTCCCCAGTTTAGTCATCTTTGATGTCTCTTCCAACAACTTCAGCGGCCCAATACCAAAAGCCTACATACAAAAATTTGAAGCGATGAAGAACGTTGTTATAGATACCGATCTGCAGTACAtggaaatttctttttcttatggTGGAAACAAGTACAGTGATTCTGTGACTATAACAACAAAAGCAATTACTATGACAATGGATAGAATTCGAAATGACTTTGTAAGCATTGATTTATCGCAAAACGGATTTGAAGGAGAGATTCCAAATGCCATTGGAGAGCTTCATTCACTCAGAGGACTCAACCTTTCCCATAACAGACTTATTGGTCCTATTCCCCAATCCATGGGAAATTTGACAAACTTAGAATCATTGGATCTCTCCTCAAATATGCTCACTGGTCGGATACCTACAGAATTAACCAATTTGAACTTTCTTGAAGTGCTAAATCTTTCCAATAACCATCTTGCGGGAGAAATACCTCGAGGACAACAGTTCAATACTTTTTCCAATGATTCCTACAAGGGAAACTTGGGGTTATGTGGACTCCCATTGACAACAGAATGCAGCAAGGGCCCTGAACAACATTCTCCACCTTCAACTACCTTGAGGAGAGAAGCAGGATTTGGATTTGGTTGGAAACCAGTGGCTATAGGAT